The following proteins come from a genomic window of Bradyrhizobium paxllaeri:
- a CDS encoding glutathione S-transferase family protein, protein MLTIHGVPLSVHTRKAIVTAILKNIDYKFEVVIPVIPGNPPANWSTLSPTGLIPVLQDGDSTLADSTAICLYLDRKQPAPPIFPEDIRDYARVLWFDAYAGGTIFRHVVHPLFVQTVVGPNIRNVSTDRAVVDDVLTNVQPKILAYLESQIAGRYLVGDAMTLADIAIVSNFIVYQYLGFEIDASRYPKLARYLREIAATAVFQRALADERPFVDQMGLKRDFLSAA, encoded by the coding sequence ATGCTTACGATCCACGGCGTTCCGCTTTCGGTTCATACCCGCAAGGCCATCGTTACCGCGATCCTGAAGAACATCGATTACAAATTCGAAGTGGTGATCCCGGTCATTCCCGGCAATCCGCCGGCCAACTGGAGCACGCTCAGCCCGACGGGGCTGATCCCCGTCCTGCAGGATGGCGACTCCACGCTCGCTGATTCGACCGCCATCTGCCTCTACCTCGACAGGAAGCAGCCCGCGCCGCCGATCTTTCCCGAAGACATCAGGGACTATGCCCGGGTGCTGTGGTTCGATGCCTATGCCGGCGGCACCATCTTCCGGCATGTCGTGCATCCGCTGTTCGTCCAGACGGTCGTCGGCCCCAATATCCGCAATGTCTCGACGGACAGGGCCGTGGTCGACGACGTCCTCACCAACGTGCAGCCAAAGATTCTCGCCTATCTCGAATCGCAGATCGCGGGCAGATATCTGGTCGGCGATGCCATGACACTGGCCGATATCGCGATCGTGTCGAACTTCATTGTCTATCAATATCTCGGCTTTGAAATCGACGCTTCCCGCTATCCGAAGCTTGCCAGATATCTGCGGGAGATCGCGGCGACCGCCGTGTTCCAGCGGGCGCTGGCGGACGAAAGACCGTTCGTCGACCAGATGGGGCTGAAGCGGGACTTCCTTTCGGCGGCATGA
- a CDS encoding alpha/beta hydrolase family protein has protein sequence MTADEAQSLRIEVGSDQTVSALLIEPLQCRACYVFAHGAGAGMAHASMATVAEGLGQRGIATLRYQFPYMEKGSKRPDPPAVAHAAVRAAVAEAGRHFPALPLIAGGRSFGGRMTSQAQAKSALAGVRGLAFLGFPLHPAGKPSSERAGHLADVNIPMLFLQGTRDALAELSLLKPVVKGLGSRATLHLLDGADHSFHVLKSSGRNDRAVMDEALDAFATWVDGIVS, from the coding sequence ATGACGGCAGACGAGGCGCAATCGCTCCGGATTGAGGTGGGCTCCGATCAGACGGTTTCCGCGCTGCTGATCGAGCCATTGCAATGCCGCGCCTGTTACGTGTTCGCGCACGGTGCCGGCGCGGGCATGGCCCATGCGTCGATGGCAACGGTTGCCGAGGGTCTCGGCCAACGCGGCATTGCGACGCTGCGCTATCAGTTTCCCTATATGGAGAAGGGCAGCAAGCGGCCCGATCCGCCTGCGGTCGCGCACGCTGCGGTGCGCGCGGCGGTGGCGGAGGCCGGTCGGCACTTTCCCGCGCTGCCGCTGATTGCGGGCGGCCGGTCGTTCGGCGGGCGGATGACGTCGCAGGCGCAGGCAAAATCAGCTTTGGCCGGCGTTCGCGGGCTGGCGTTCCTCGGCTTTCCCCTGCATCCGGCCGGAAAACCTTCCAGCGAGCGGGCCGGGCATCTCGCCGACGTCAACATTCCGATGCTGTTCCTGCAGGGGACACGCGATGCGCTGGCGGAATTGAGCCTGCTCAAGCCTGTGGTCAAAGGCCTGGGATCGCGGGCGACGCTGCATCTGCTCGATGGCGCGGACCATTCCTTTCACGTGCTGAAAAGTTCGGGACGCAACGATCGCGCGGTGATGGATGAGGCGCTGGATGCGTTTGCGACGTGGGTGGATGGTATCGTGAGCTAG
- a CDS encoding aspartate/glutamate racemase family protein, protein MTRILIVNPNTTASMTETIGAAARAVAASGTEIIAVTSAMGPVSIEGYYDEAFAVPGLIQALMNAPDADAAIVACFDDTGLDAARTAARFPVVGICEAALVTAGQIAKRIAVVTTLPRSIVPLEELVRRYGFAERAQVTACDVAVLDLDKPDSGAEAKLEAEIARALDKGAEAIVLGCAGMADLPQKLSRKFGVPVVDGVAAAVKQAEALAGLKLTTSRRGSYASPGVKAYTGLLEKFAPSDPSLRAKRSNP, encoded by the coding sequence ATGACAAGAATCCTGATCGTCAATCCAAATACCACTGCCTCGATGACCGAAACGATCGGCGCCGCGGCGCGCGCCGTCGCCGCATCCGGCACCGAAATCATCGCCGTCACCTCGGCGATGGGGCCGGTTTCGATCGAGGGCTATTACGACGAGGCGTTTGCCGTGCCCGGCCTGATCCAGGCGCTGATGAACGCGCCGGACGCTGACGCGGCGATTGTCGCCTGCTTCGACGACACCGGGCTCGATGCCGCCCGCACCGCCGCGCGCTTTCCGGTGGTCGGGATTTGCGAGGCGGCGCTGGTGACGGCCGGCCAGATCGCCAAGCGCATCGCCGTCGTCACCACGCTGCCACGCTCGATCGTGCCGCTGGAAGAACTGGTGCGCCGTTACGGTTTTGCGGAGCGAGCGCAGGTCACTGCCTGCGATGTCGCAGTGCTCGACCTCGACAAGCCCGACTCAGGCGCGGAAGCCAAGCTTGAAGCCGAGATTGCCCGCGCGCTCGACAAGGGTGCGGAAGCGATCGTGCTGGGCTGTGCGGGCATGGCCGACCTCCCGCAAAAACTGTCACGGAAATTCGGCGTGCCCGTCGTCGATGGCGTAGCCGCGGCGGTGAAGCAGGCCGAGGCGCTGGCCGGCCTGAAACTCACGACATCGCGGCGCGGTTCTTACGCGTCACCGGGCGTGAAGGCCTATACGGGACTCCTGGAAAAGTTCGCGCCATCAGACCCGTCATTGCGAGCGAAGCGAAGCAATCCATAG